The following DNA comes from Brassica oleracea var. oleracea cultivar TO1000 chromosome C5, BOL, whole genome shotgun sequence.
GACCATCATCCCAACTGCAGTTCCTATAAAGATGTATGCTAGATTTGCTCCAGGACAGCCTCTCCTTCCGCCCCCGAAAGGAATGTACTTGTGTGCTTGCTCTCTTCTCTCATCCTCTTCCCCGGTTCCTAAAGAAGCTAGAAACCTCTCCGGGTTAAACTCATCAGGATCTTCCCAAGAACCAGGATCCCTCATCACAGCATAAACATTAACCAAAAGTGTAGTGTTCTCCGGTATGTAGAAGCCTCTGATTCTACACTGCTCTCTGGAGGTCCTTGCAAAGAGTGGAGCTGGTGGGTGCAGTCTAAGCACTTCTTTGACCACTGCTTGCAGATAAGGAAGGCTTGGTAAATCTGTTTCTTGAATCAAACTTGTTTTCCCTACAACTGATTCAATTTCTTTTCTCAGTCTCTCAAGAATGTTGGGGTTGTTCACCAGCTCAGCCATTGCCCATTGTGTAGTTTGCCCCATACTATCAGTGCCTGCAATGAAAAGTTCCTGCACTTGTAAAAAAAAAAAAAGTAAAAAACTTCTTAGTCAAGATAATTACTTTGAATATTTCTTAAGGATGGGAAGAAACACTTGCAATGAAAAAAGTCTTAATATGGTTCCTAGTGATCTTATACTCTGCATTTCCATCTCGAAAAGCTTCCAACAATACGTCCATCATATCTGCATCTTGATGCTCGCTTGGCTTCTCTTCGTGTTCCTCAAGAATTCTCTCTAGCAACTCGTCGAATCTGCGAGAAACACTCAGTATATCCTTTCTGAAGAGCGAGATTCCAAACTTCTCGAGCGGCCTGCGTAGCAGCGTTGCCAAGGCAAGTTTCTTTAGCAAGGAAAACGACTCAATGACCAAACCCCTGGCTCTCTCAGCCTCACCATCGTCCTCCAAACAATATCTTCTTCCCATGAGCATCTTGAAAATGATCTTGTTACTGACCTTCATTGCTTCCTTGCCAATATCAACCATCTCCTTATTCATCGCCTTGCCAAGCAGGTTAGCGTAAAACCGCTCCAGCTCATCGGCACGGATGCATCGTGACCGCTCGAGTGCCTGAGATCCGAGCAGGTTTGTGACGAGGAGCTTCTTCATAAACTTCAAGTAATCTCCATGGGGAGCCATGAGGAAAGTGGAAGATCCGAACAAGAGTGACTCATCGAGCGGAGGGAGGCCACGGAACGAGACGTTCAGGTCGTGGGTCTTGAAGATCTCGGAGGCTACTGAGGATGAGGAGACGAGGACGATGGGGACATTGAAGATGCGGAGGTAGAGGAGTGGTCCGTGCTTGGAGGAGAGTTTCTGGAAAGACTTGTGGATAAGAAGGGAGAGTATAAGGTGAAAATGACCAATGAGTGGGAGAGAGGGAGGGCTCGGAGGCAAATCAAACCTCTGTGGTCTCCTGACGTAGAGAGAGTAACAGAGAAGTGACGAGAGGCATAGGAGGACGAAAATTAAGGAGTTCTGAAAGTCGACTTCCATAGTTGTTGCTCAAAAAGCGAAGGAGATGCCGTTATATTTTCCTTATCAAAGAGAGTCTTGAATATAATATTGTACGGCCATGCTTAATACATGTTATTATTATTTTTGTTGGACGTGAAATAATGGATAAACTCATGTGTATATACATTAATTTTTTGCCAGAAGTTGGAACTTTTCCCCTTTGGAGTTATATAATAATTGGGTTTGTTTTTATGTTGTTTATTATCTGCCAACATAATTGGAGCCTTGCAAGTTGTTTATTATATTTTTTCCGTCGCATGCGTATGCAGAGCCGGCCCTGGGCCCAAGCTGAAGAAGCATGGGCTTCCGGCCGCCAAATAATAATAATATAACCGGCCACAAATTCCAATAAGTGTGTCTTTAGTGGAGTGGTTCAATAGCCACAGTTCATTAACTCCGAACCAAAGTTCAAATCCCCCTACCTACATTATTTTATTTTCGGCCACTTTTTCTTTTTGGGCTTCTAGCCTTAAAAATTCTAGGCCCGGCTCTGTGCGTATGGAGTGAGTCTTGTGGATGCAAAACCGTAGGGTGTCTTGTACCTCATCACAAATTGTTACTAAACTGTTGTAGTAATTTCCAAGCCTGAAGAAGCGTCTGGATTTTTGGGAATTCAAAATACAGGCAAGAACATGCAACCTAAAGCCTAATTGATCCCCAGAACCTTGAGAATTTTCAAGACTGTTCTAGTAATTTCCAAGCCTGACGAAGCGTCTGGATCTTTTGGAACTCGAGATACTAGTAAGAACAGGCAAAACCGGTCTGAAAATTATAAGGCCTAAAACCTAATTATTTAT
Coding sequences within:
- the LOC106295363 gene encoding cytochrome P450 705A5-like, encoding MEVDFQNSLIFVLLCLSSLLCYSLYVRRPQRFDLPPSPPSLPLIGHFHLILSLLIHKSFQKLSSKHGPLLYLRIFNVPIVLVSSSSVASEIFKTHDLNVSFRGLPPLDESLLFGSSTFLMAPHGDYLKFMKKLLVTNLLGSQALERSRCIRADELERFYANLLGKAMNKEMVDIGKEAMKVSNKIIFKMLMGRRYCLEDDGEAERARGLVIESFSLLKKLALATLLRRPLEKFGISLFRKDILSVSRRFDELLERILEEHEEKPSEHQDADMMDVLLEAFRDGNAEYKITRNHIKTFFIELFIAGTDSMGQTTQWAMAELVNNPNILERLRKEIESVVGKTSLIQETDLPSLPYLQAVVKEVLRLHPPAPLFARTSREQCRIRGFYIPENTTLLVNVYAVMRDPGSWEDPDEFNPERFLASLGTGEEDERREQAHKYIPFGGGRRGCPGANLAYIFIGTAVGMMVQCFDWKIKGDQVKLEEAAGELNLTMAHPLKCTPVARPIKPLGFK